From the Heliangelus exortis chromosome 25, bHelExo1.hap1, whole genome shotgun sequence genome, one window contains:
- the LOC139807596 gene encoding complement receptor type 1-like: protein MVLPFTLLLLGSSALLLAIGAQAPRCPFPHVQHGKRRSSAPRYSYRTGDTVSFTCTPGYTLQGSPTSTCQADSRWSPPLPACRPEVTCPRPPNIANGLHTGHSLAKFSLGVTLHYSCQEGYELVGNTSVTCTEKGVWSRTLPRCEAIGCEVPEVQNGKVHGVQSTYRAGETLHFDCDPGYMAEDTFEARCRPGGTWDPPVLLCERVRPCPTPPRVPNGSHSGQGRAFFPLGMAVTYTCDPGYYLVGKAVMFCRASGNWSQPGPRCEEVTCPRPPNIANGLHTGHSLAKFSLGVTLHYSCQEGYELVGNTSVTCTERGVWSRTLPRCEAIGCEVPEVQNGKVHGVQSTYRAGETLHFDCDPGYVAEDTFEARCLPGGTWDPPVLLCERVRLCPTPPRVPNGSHSGQGRAFFPLGMAVTYTCDPGYYLVGKAVMFCRASGNWSQPGPRCEETVCINPELRNGRQVGGQGLLSAPGQLVTFQCQAGYSLQGSAGSLCQEDGSWNPPVPTCTRLHQEQELSSTSELPGGCGAPTRLPFAELAKEHKTEVDFSVGKTVHYTCRPGYAEHPGVSPTITCLESGVWSEALEFCKKKKCSHPGEPVNGKISSLTDLLFGSTVQYSCEEGHRLIGQASRRCQIFGGRVAWSGQVPTCQRIPCEPPPDIPNGKHTGILLDEFYYGTSITYTCNPGYPLQGEPSIHCTTQDGKNGVWSGPPPHCGEATCPVPRVPNGKIVSPRAAYSHKDTIAFECEPGYLLCGHRVLQCQLNSTWEPPVPACEQSGCSAPLSLAFAELKEPYRKENFFPVGRSVEYVCRAGYTQHPGVLPASTCLRNQTWSVVLEFCKRKQCPNPGDPVNGRAVVLKDLLFESQVNYTCDTGYRLVGSPQRTCEVSGTRVSWSGDAPVCQRIICHPPPDIPHGSHSGHSRDTFSYADVVTYTCDPGHSLAGNPSITCTTVDGEHGEWSGTPPRCGEVRCPPPPRIANGKHNAQPWDTHPPGSVVQYSCIHGYSLLGNSSISCTPGGRWSRPQPRCQATGCERPEIKNGNPAGPETTYRLGEVVVFDCDFGYTLRGSQESQCKFGGTWDPPVPSCEKMLQCPSPPNIQNGQHDSKDVAVFIPGVSVRYYCDPGYILTGKTSVSCLLSGTWSIPYPRCEVITCTNPSIQGGEVAGGQSAVYHPGASVTFQCHPGHVLRGSPEAKCQPDGHWAPAVPTCEPGHLCPSPLVIAHGQHDGQDVDVFAPGMSVNYSCDPGYSLLGKRTLSCMANGTWSIPPPRCEGINCTSPDIPNGDVAEGQSSGYHPGANVTFRCHPGYVLQGSHEAVCQPDGHWVPAVPTCGPVLQCPSPPKIDRGHHNGQDLEVFTVGVVLNYSCDPGYSLLGEASISCTDSGNWSLPLPQCAGGCGAPPNLTFAELAEGYRNQREFPVGDTVRYSCHPGYTNRPGLPSTLRCLKNHTWSEAPEFCQRKECKFPEAPKNGRVVVLTNQLFGAVVSHTCDEGHRLVGQAQRRCEIFGADMAWSGVIPICQKVTCPAPRIQNGRVSVPKSHYRYNDTVGFSCHRGFTLRGHGTARCQGNKTWDPPLPTCEQDGVAGRYHHPDTVMKPVVKCLHPPGIANGDHSSHFSATFDVGALVHYSCKRGFSLTGNPSIHCTARGVWSHPLPRCEAVKCLHPPSITNGKLEGNTSDTFPYGATVSYSCNPGYSLLGNAFINCTGSGTWSQPPPQCKEMRCVFPEVQGVKKAIQGNTYPSGTNVTLECDDGYTLEGVSQSQCQEDFSWDPPLPACKLTSHKAGSAGLGVAAAGVLLLLGAGIVWKIISKQKEGYYNTYENSSYQTPLNP, encoded by the exons atgGTGCTCCCcttcaccctcctcctcctgggcagctctgctttgctcctggCCATTGGGGCTCAAG cTCCCCGATGCCCCTTCCCACACGTTCAACATGGGAAGAGAAGAAGCTCTGCTCCTCGTTATTCCTACAGGACAGGGGACACCGTGAGCTTCACCTGCACCCCAGGCTACACCTTGCAGGGGTCCCCCACGAGCACTTGCCAAGCTGACTCCAGATGGAGCCCAcccctgccagcctgcagaCCGG aGGTGACGTGTCCTCGGCCACCAAACATTGCCAACGGGCTGCACACTGGGCACTCCTTGGCCAAGTTTTCCCTGGGTGTGACCCTGCACTACAGCTGCCAGGAGGGCTATGAGCTGGTGGGGAACACGTCTGTCACCTGCACAGAGAAGGGGGTGTGGAGCAGGACCCTGCCCCGCTGTgaag CAATCGGGTGTGAGGTCCCCGAGGTGCAGAACGGGAAGGTCCACGGGGTGCAGAGCACCTACAGAGCTGGAGAGACTCTTCACTTTGACTGTGACCCTGGTTACATGGCAGAGGACACCTTTGAGGCTCGGTGCCGGCCGGGGGGCACCTGGGATCCCCCGGTGCTGCTCTGTGAGAGGG TCAGACCGTGCCCCACGCCTCCGAGGGTCCCCAATGGAAGTCACAGCGGGCAGGGCAGagccttttttcccctggggaTGGCTGTGACATACACCTGTGACCCTGGCTACTACCTGGTTGGCAAGGCTGTGATGTTCTGCAGAGCCTCAGGGAACTGGAGCCAGCCCGGCCCTCGCTGTgaag aggTGACGTGTCCTCGGCCACCAAACATTGCCAACGGGCTGCACACTGGGCACTCCTTGGCCAAGTTTTCCCTGGGTGTGACCCTGCACTACAGCTGCCAGGAGGGCTACGAGCTGGTGGGGAACACGTCTGTCACCTGCACAGAGAGGGGGGTGTGGAGCAGGACCCTGCCCCGCTGTgaag CAATCGGGTGTGAGGTCCCCGAGGTGCAGAACGGGAAGGTCCACGGGGTGCAGAGCACCTACAGAGCTGGAGAGACTCTTCACTTTGACTGTGACCCTGGTTACGTGGCAGAGGACACCTTCGAGGCTCGGTGCCTGCCGGGGGGCACCTGGGATCCCCCGGTGCTGCTCTGTGAGAGGG TCAGACTGTGCCCCACGCCTCCGAGGGTCCCCAATGGAAGTCACAGCGGGCAGGGCAGagccttttttcccctggggaTGGCTGTGACATACACCTGTGACCCTGGCTACTACCTGGTTGGCAAGGCTGTGATGTTCTGCAGAGCCTCAGGGAACTGGAGCCAGCCCGGCCCTCGCTGTgaag AGACCGTCTGCATAAACCCAGAGCTCAGGAATGGGAGGCAAGTCGGTGGCCAAGGACTTCTCTCTGCACCTGGGCAATTGGTGACATTTCAGTGTCAGGCTGGTTACAGCCTGCAAGGCAGTGCTGGAAGCCTCTGCCAGGAGGATGGGAGCTGGAACCCTCCTGTGCCCACCTGCACGAGGCTGCACCAGGAGCAGGAGCTCTCGAGCACCTCTGAACTGCCAG GTGGTTGTGGTGCTCCTACAAGGTTGCCCTTTGCTGAGCTAGCCAAGGAGCACAAAACTGAGGTGGATTTTTCTGTTGGGAAGACTGTGCACTACACTTGCAGACCTGGATATGCTGAGCACCCAGGAGTGTCCCCTACTATTACATGCCTTGAGAGTGGAGTGTGGTCAGAAGCACTTGAGTTCTGTAAAA agAAAAAATGCAGTCATCCTGGTGAGCCTGTGAATGGGAAAATCAGCTCCCTGACAGATCTGCTCTTTGGGTCAACAGTGCAGTACAGCTGTGAGGAAGG GCACAGGTTAATTGGACAAGCCAGCAGACGATGTCAGATTTTTGGTGGACGTGTTGCATGGAGTGGCCAAGTTCCCACCTGTCAGA GAATCCCTTGTGAGCCACCTCCAGACATTCCCAATGGGAAGCACACGGGCATCCTGCTGGATGAATTCTACTATGGGACATCCATAACTTACACCTGCAACCCCGGGTACCCACTCCAGGGAGAGCCCTCCATCCACTGCACCACCCAGGATGGGAAAAACGGGGTGTGGAGTGGCCCCCCCCCTCACTGTGGAG AGGCAACATGTCCTGTCCCACGGGTCCCAAATGGGAAAATAGTGTCTCCTAGGGCTGCCTACAGCCACAAGGACACCATTGCCTTTGAGTGTGAGCCAGGCTACCTTCTTTGTGGCCACAGGGTGCTCCAATGCCAACTCAATAGCACCTGGGAGCCCCCAGTGCCAGCCTGCGAGCAGT CTGGCTGCAGTGCACCTCTGAGCCTGGCATTTGCTGAGCTGAAGGAGCCATACAGAAAGGAGAATTTCTTCCCCGTGGGGAGGTCTGTGGAATACGTGTGCAGGGCTGGGtacacccagcacccaggggtgctgccAGCCAGCACCTGCCTCAGGAATCAGACGTGGTCTGTGGTGCTGGAGTTCTGTAAAA GGAAACAATGTCCTAACCCAGGGGATCCAGTGAATGGCAGAGCTGTTGTCCTGAAGGATCTCCTCTTCGAGTCCCAAGTTAATTACACTTGTGACACAGG GTACAGGCTGGTTGGGAGCCCTCAGAGAACGTGTGAGGTCTCTGGCACTCGTGTGTCCTGGAGTGGAGATGCTCCTGTCTGCCAGC GTATCATCTGTCACCCCCCTCCAGACATCCCCCACGGGTCACACAGTGGGCACTCGAGGGACACCTTCTCCTACGCTGATGTTGTCACCTACACCTGTGACCCAGGCCACTCTCTGGCTGGAAATCCCTCCATCACCTGCACCACGGTGGATGGGGAGCACGGGGAGTGGAGTGGGACCCCCCCACGGTGTGGAG AGGTGAGGTGTCCCCCTCCTCCACGCATTGCCAACGGGAAGCACAATGCCCAGCCCTGGGACACCCACCCCCCAGGCTCTGTGGTGCAGTACAGCTGCATCCATGGTTATTCCCTCCTGGGAAACTCCTCCATCAGCTGCACCCCTGGGGGAAGGTGGAGCCGGCCCCAGCCCCGCTGCCAAG CCACGGGCTGTGAGAGACCAGAGATCAAGAATGGAAACCCAGCTGGGCCAGAGACCAcgtacaggcttggggaggtCGTTGTCTTTGACTGTGATTTTGGTTACACCTTGAGGGGCTCCCAGGAGTCTCAGTGCAAGTTCGGGGGCACGTGGgaccctcctgtccccagctgtgaAAAGA TGCTGCAGTGTCCTTCCCCTCCAAATATCCAGAATGGCCAGCACGACAGCAAGGATGTGGCAGTGTTCATCCCTGGAGTATCAGTGAGGTATTACTGTGACCCAGGCTACATCCTCACTGGGAAAACATCAGTTTCTTGTTTGCTGTCTGGAACCTGGAGCATCCCTTACCCCCGCTGTGAGG TGATCACCTGCACAAACCCCAGCATCCAGGGAGGAGAAGTGGCTGGGGGACAGAGTGCTGTGTACCATCCCGGGGCCAGTGTCACCTTCCAGTGTCACCCTGGCCACGTGCTGCGGGGCAGCCCTGAAGCCAAGTGCCAGCCCGATGGCCACTGGGCACCTGCTGTCCCCACCTGTGAGCCAG GGCATCTGTGTCCCAGCCCCTTGGTGATTGCCCACGGGCAGCACGATGGTCAGGATGTGGATGTGTTTGCTCCTGGGATGTCTGTAAACTACAGCTGTGACCCTGGCTATTCTCTCCTTGGGAAAAGAACTCTCTCCTGTATGGCCAATGGAACCTGGAGCATCCCACCCCCTCGGTGTGAAG GGATCAACTGCACGAGCCCCGACATCCCGAATGGGGACGTGGCTGAAGGACAGAGCTCTGGGTACCATCCTGGGGCCAACGTCACCTTTCGTTGTCACCCAGGCTAtgtgctgcagggcagccaCGAGGCTGTGTGCCAGCCCGATGGCCACTgggtccctgctgtccccacctgTGGCCCAG TGCTGCAGTGTCCTTCACCTCCCAAGATTGACAGAGGACATCACAACGGGCAGGACTTGGAAGTTTTCACTGTTGGGGTGGTCTTGAATTACAGCTGTGACCCTGGCTACAGCCTCCTGGGAGAGGCATCGATTTCCTGCACTGACTCTGGGAACTGGAGCCTCCCCCTCCCTCAGTGTGCAG GTGGCTGTGGTGCACCCCCAAACCTGACCTTTGCTGAGCTGGCTGAGGGATACAGAAACCAGAGGGAATTCCCAGTTGGGGACACAGTGAGATACAGCTGCCACCCGGGATACACGAATCGCCCCGGACTGCCCTCAACTCTGAGATGCCTCAAAAACCACACGTGGTCTGAAGCCCCAGAGTTCTGTCAAA GGAAAGAGTGTAAATTCCCAGAAGCACCAAAGAATGGCAGAGTTGTTGTTCTGACAAATCAGCTCTTTGGAGCAGTTGTGAGCCACACGTGTGATGAAGG ACACCGACTGGTTGGACAGGCCCAGAGGAGATGTGAGATCTTTGGAGCAGACATGGCATGGAGTGGGGTCATTCCCATCTGTCAAA AGGTGACATGTCCAGCCCCACGGATCCAGAATGGGAGAGTCTCTGTTCCAAAATCCCACTACAGATACAACGATACCGTTGGCTTCAGCTGCCACCGAGGTTTCACCCTGCGAGGCCACGGCACAGCCCGGTGCCAGGGGAATAAAACCTGGGATCCACCTTTACCCACCTGTGAGCAGG ATGGAGTGGCAGGACGTTACCATCATCCTGATACTGTGATGAAGCCAG TGGTGAAGTGTCTGCATCCTCCAGGCATTGCTAACGGGGACCACAGCAGCCACTTCTCAGCCACTTTTGATGTAGGAGCACTTGTGCACTACAGCTGCAAACGTGGCTTCTCCCTCACTGGGAATCCTTCCATCCATTGTACAGCACGTGGGGTCTGGAGCCATCCCCTTCCTCGGTGTGAAG CTGTGAAATGTCTCCATCCCCCCAGCATCACCAATGGGAAGCTCGAAGGCAACACCTCGGACACTTTTCCTTATGGAGCAACTGTATCCTACAGCTGCAATCCAGGTTACTCACTCCTTGGGAATGCTTTCATCAACTGCACAGGCTCAGGAACCTGGAGCCAGCCACCTCCTCAGTGCAAAG AGATGAGATGTGTATTCCCAGAAGTTCAAGGTGTTAAGAAAGCCATACAAGGAAATACTTATCCCTCGGGGACTAATGTCACTCTGGAATGTGATGATGGTTACACGCTGGAAGGCGTCAGTCAGAGTCAGTGCCAAGAGGACTTCAGCTGGGACCCTCCTCTACCAGCCTGTAAACTCA CATCACACAAAGCAGGTTCAGCAGGCCTAG GAgtggcagctgcaggagttCTGCTTCTCCTGGGGGCAGGAATTgtctggaaaattatttctaaacaGAAGGAAGG CTATTATAACACATATGAAAACAGCAGCTACCAAACCCCTCTGAACCCCTGA
- the LOC139807593 gene encoding C4b-binding protein alpha chain-like, with product MARPQPAPEKAGPLSDGPGTGIGSRAMELLWLCAVLLALPGARGDCQKPPRFAFAEPLTPLNESYPVGTRLMFRCRPGYTVARGKFPFIACLANSSWSENPDFCIGRSCGPPDIPNGNFDYQTDLQLGATITFTCDIGYRLVGKPSAQCEIDGNDVSWNNIPYCEIIPCLPPPVIQNGQLISGDRDFTFGMAVTYRCDEGFALVGDDTIHCTASEELQGVWGGTVPVCKVVRCDNPEVKNGIRLSGFGTAHTYKNTVSFECQPGHTMKGSNVVTCEEDSNWEPPVPTCEPNCGPAPQFPFAEAEGAVGDSSPAGTELSYHCKPGYTAASERSSVVQCQDDGTWAAEPDFCTRQQCAPPTIENGAVAAENFLFETVVTFSCHPGYKLKKSSSAKCVVAGNGVDWDPAPPYCERQPPEVLCGEPPRIDNGMHNGTNGKSFAQGSVVVYKCKDGFTLAGAAFLQCIAGDQRWGVWNQPAPQCRGGADVILVGIFPLLLALLVMNI from the exons ATGGCCCGGCCCCAGCCCGCCCCGGAAAAGGCTGGGCCGCTGTCAGACGGTCCCGGCACCGGGATCGGGAGCAGGgccatggagctgctgtggcTCTGTGCGGTGTTGCTGGCCCTGCCCGGAGCCCGGG GTGACTGCCAGAAGCCGCCCAGATTCGCCTTCGCGGAGCCCCTGACGCCCCTGAACGAGTCCTACCCCGTGGGGACCAGGCTGATGTTCCGGTGCCGCCCGGGATACACCGTGGCCAGGGGCAAGTTCCCCTTCATCGCCTGCCTGGCCAACTCCAGCTGGTCGGAGAACCCCGACTTCTGCATCG GAAGGTCGTGTGGTCCACCAGACATCCCGAATGGCAACTTTGACTACCAGACTGACCTGCAGTTGGGTGCCACAATAACCTTCACCTGTGACATTGG GTACCGGTTAGTTGGGAAGCCCTCTGCCCAGTGTGAGATTGATGGCAATGATGTTTCTTGGAATAATATTCCATATTGTGAAA TTATTCCCTGCTTACCACCTCCTGTGATCCAGAATGGGCAGCTCATCAGTGGGGACAGAGACTTCACCTTTGGCATGGCTGTCACCTACAGGTGTGATGAAGGTTTTGCTCTGGTTGGAGATGACACAATTCACTGTACAGCGAGCGAGGAGCTCCAGGGAGTGTGGGGTGGGACAGTCCCTGTTTGCAAAg TGGTCAGATGTGATAATCCAGAGGTGAAAAATGGGATTAGATTATCTGGCTTTGGCACTGCACACACCTATAAAAACACAGTGAGCTTTGAGTGCCAACCTGGTCACACCATGAAAGGCAGCAACGTGGTTACTTGTGAAGAAGACAGTAACTGGGAGCCACCCGTGCCAACGTGTGAGCCAA ACTGTGGCCCTGCCCCACAGTTCCCTTTTGCTGAGGCtgagggtgctgtgggtgacagCTCTCCTGCAGGAACAGAGCTGAGCTACCACTGCAAGCCAGGTTACACTGCAGCAAGTGAGAGGAGCTCTGTGGTCCAGTGTCAGGATGATGGGActtgggctgcagagccagactTCTGTACAC ggcagcagtgTGCACCTCCCACCATAGAGAAtggggctgtggctgcagaaaaTTTCCTATTTGAGACAGTTGTGACTTTCTCCTGTCATCCTGG GTATAAATTAAAGAAGTCATCTTCTGCCAAGTGTGTGGTAGCAGGAAATGGGGTTGATTGGGATCCAGCACCTCCCTACTGTGAAA GGCAGCCCCCTGAAGTCCTCTGTGGAGAGCCCCCCAGGATTGACAACGGGATGCACAATGGAACAAATGGAAAAAGCTTTGCCCAAGGCTCTGTGGTGGTTTATAAATGCAAGGATGGCTTCACCCTTGCTGGAGCAGCTTTTCTCCAGTGCATTGCAGGAGATCAACGCTGGGGAGTCTGGAACCAGCCTGCTCCTCAGTGCAGAG gtGGAGCAGACGTGATCCTTGTTG GaatcttccccctcctcctggcactgctggttATGAACATCTAG